In Xylocopa sonorina isolate GNS202 chromosome 3, iyXylSono1_principal, whole genome shotgun sequence, one genomic interval encodes:
- the LOC143422394 gene encoding RNA-binding protein MEX3B-like isoform X2, which produces MVVGQGCKIKALRAKTNTYIKTPVRGEEPVFVVTGRKEDVARAKREILSAAEHFSQIRASRKSSLGALLGAPPGPPASVPGHVTIQVRVPYRVVGLVVGPKGATIKRIQHQTHTYIVTPSRDKEPVFEVTGLPESVEAARREIEAHIALRTGTGTTLDDSELLSVLCRGGLGSILGCLDPPGSNGSNGSSGAFSSSGSCSSSSSSSGAPGLNDLVAIWGAGMERDEGLGESPSFESQTASASSIWSFPGVALPSRPSPPASASPTSPTDSLLGGGRRECLVCGDKEVTAALVPCGHNHFCLDCGNRVCESSDPSCPVCSRPVLQALRIFS; this is translated from the exons ATGGTGGTGGGGCAAG GTTGTAAAATCAAAGCGCTCCGGGCGAAGACCAACACTTACATCAAGACTCCGGTCCGCGGCGAGGAGCCGGTGTTCGTTGTAACCGGACGCAAGGAGGACGTGGCCCGTGCGAAACGCGAGATCCTCTCGGCGGCGGAGCACTTCTCTCAGATCCGCGCGTCGCGCAAGAGCTCGTTGGGCGCGTTGTTGGGCGCGCCGCCTGGACCGCCAGCGTCGGTTCCGGGCCACGTGACGATTCAGGTACGAGTCCCGTACAGAGTAGTGGGCCTGGTGGTTGGACCGAAGGGGGCGACCATCAAGAGAATCCAGCATCAGACGCACACCTACATAGTGACGCCTAGCCGGGACAAGGAGCCTGTGTTCGAGGTGACAGGGCTACCGGAGAGCGTCGAGGCGGCGAGACGCGAGATCGAGGCGCACATAGCCCTACGTACCGGCACAGGAACCACCCTCGACGATTCGGAACTGCTGAGCGTGCTCTGTCGCGGTGGCCTAGGCTCGATCCTCGGTTGCCTCGATCCACCGGGCTCGAACGGCTCGAACGGGTCCAGCGGCGCGTTCTCAAGCAGCGGCAGTTGCAGCAGCTCGTCCAGCAGTTCCGGCGCACCAGGACTGAACGATCTCGTGGCGATCTGGGGCGCAGGCATGGAGAGAGACGAGGGCCTCGGCGAGTCGCCCTCGTTCGAGTCGCAGACCGCGTCCGCCTCCTCGATCTGGTCGTTCCCGGGCGTCGCGCTACCCTCGAGGCCGTCGCCGCCCGCCTCGGCGAGTCCCACGTCACCGACGGACTCGCTCCTCGGCGGTGGACGACGGGAGTGCTTGGTGTGCGGCGACAAGGAGGTCACCGCAGCCCTCGTCCCCTGCGGACACAATCACTTCTGCCTGGACTGCGGCAATCGGGTCTGCGAGAGTTCCGATCCCAGCTGCCCCGTTTGCTCCAGGCCTGTATTGCAGGCGCTTCGTATCTTCTCTTAA